In Pseudomonas putida, a genomic segment contains:
- a CDS encoding L-talarate/galactarate dehydratase has translation MIESNVYIAPKIAALQPGAATTDSIEWIKLSYTVLPLGAPISDAKVLTGRQKPLTEIAFFFAEIRTREGHEGIGFGYSKRAGGPGMYAHAQEIAPTLLGEDPNDIAKLYNKLLWAGASMGRSGLTTQAIAPFDIALWDLKAKRAGLPLAKLLGAHRDSVQCYNTSGGYLSTPLEKVLENVQTSRRNGIGGIKIKVGQPDTSIDFKRVQAVREQLGEGFPLMVDANQQWDRVTAQRFCRKLEQFDLTWIEEPLDSADVEGHAALAASLDTAIATGEMLTSFNEHAQLITANACDFVQPDAPRVGGITPFLQIMNLASFRGLKLAPHFAMEIHLHLAAAYPEEPWLEHFEWLEPMSNERLELREGRMWVPNRPGLGFSLSEQALAWTQHSIEFGKRP, from the coding sequence ATGATCGAAAGCAACGTGTACATCGCCCCGAAAATCGCCGCGCTGCAACCTGGGGCCGCCACCACCGACAGCATCGAGTGGATCAAGCTGTCGTACACCGTACTGCCGCTGGGCGCGCCGATCAGCGATGCCAAGGTCTTGACCGGTCGGCAGAAACCGCTGACCGAAATCGCCTTCTTCTTCGCCGAAATCCGCACCCGTGAAGGCCACGAAGGCATCGGTTTCGGCTACTCCAAACGTGCCGGTGGCCCCGGCATGTACGCCCACGCCCAGGAAATCGCCCCGACGCTGCTGGGCGAAGACCCGAACGACATCGCCAAGCTCTACAACAAGCTGCTTTGGGCCGGTGCTTCAATGGGCCGCAGTGGCCTGACCACCCAGGCCATCGCACCATTCGACATCGCCCTGTGGGATCTGAAAGCCAAGCGCGCGGGCCTGCCGCTGGCCAAGTTGCTGGGCGCTCATCGCGACTCGGTACAGTGCTACAACACCTCCGGCGGCTACCTGTCGACGCCCCTGGAAAAGGTCCTGGAAAACGTGCAGACCTCCCGTCGCAATGGCATCGGCGGCATCAAGATCAAGGTCGGCCAGCCGGACACCAGCATCGACTTCAAGCGTGTGCAGGCGGTGCGCGAGCAACTGGGCGAAGGCTTCCCGCTGATGGTCGACGCCAACCAGCAATGGGACCGGGTTACCGCCCAGCGTTTCTGCCGCAAGCTCGAGCAGTTCGACCTGACCTGGATCGAAGAGCCGTTGGACAGTGCCGACGTCGAAGGCCACGCCGCCTTGGCTGCGTCGTTGGACACCGCCATCGCCACCGGCGAGATGCTCACCAGCTTCAACGAGCACGCCCAGCTGATCACTGCCAACGCTTGTGATTTCGTCCAGCCCGATGCGCCGCGGGTAGGCGGTATCACGCCGTTCCTGCAGATCATGAACCTAGCCAGTTTCAGAGGCCTGAAGCTGGCCCCGCATTTTGCCATGGAAATCCACCTGCACCTGGCGGCAGCCTACCCGGAGGAGCCGTGGCTGGAACACTTCGAATGGCTAGAGCCGATGTCCAATGAACGCCTGGAGTTGCGTGAGGGCCGCATGTGGGTGCCCAACCGCCCAGGCCTGGGCTTCTCCCTCAGCGAACAGGCCCTGGCCTGGACCCAGCACAGCATCGAGTTCGGCAAACGCCCGTGA
- a CDS encoding LacI family DNA-binding transcriptional regulator, translating to MLETPATVADPKPPLAAPATLDDVAKMAKVSPITVSRVINRPELVSEKTQKKVRNAIRKTGYVPNMLAGALVSQRSRLVIVVVPNVANRAFVDTITQLGQRLATARYQLLLSQSDLANRSEAELIDAILARRPDGIVLTRQLQSPEAREKLIARGIPVVETWELAQDPIDTVVGFSHEAVGRAMAEHIIERGHRRVGLVWSDDARATRRRQACVEALREAGVEVVACELEAVPVNMGHGREAMARMLAAKVPMDAVICSIDLLAQGVMAEAQANGLQVPQDLAVMGFGNLEFAAHTHPRLSTVSVDGGRIGLRTAELLLQRIEGSLERGAQVEDVGFRLVIREST from the coding sequence ATGCTGGAAACGCCCGCTACCGTCGCTGACCCGAAACCACCGCTGGCTGCCCCTGCCACCCTCGACGACGTGGCGAAGATGGCCAAGGTCTCGCCCATCACCGTTTCCCGGGTGATCAACCGGCCGGAACTGGTGTCGGAGAAAACCCAGAAAAAGGTGCGCAATGCCATCCGCAAGACGGGATATGTACCGAACATGCTCGCGGGCGCCCTGGTTTCGCAGCGCAGCCGGCTGGTCATCGTGGTGGTACCGAATGTCGCCAACCGTGCCTTCGTCGACACCATTACCCAGCTCGGTCAGCGACTGGCCACGGCCCGCTACCAGTTGCTGCTCAGCCAGTCAGACCTGGCAAACAGAAGTGAAGCGGAACTGATCGATGCGATCCTCGCCCGCCGCCCCGACGGCATCGTGCTGACCCGCCAGCTGCAAAGCCCTGAAGCGCGGGAAAAACTGATCGCCCGAGGCATTCCGGTGGTAGAGACCTGGGAGCTGGCGCAGGACCCGATCGACACGGTGGTCGGTTTTTCCCACGAGGCCGTTGGCCGGGCCATGGCCGAGCACATTATCGAACGCGGCCACCGCCGCGTGGGCCTGGTCTGGAGCGACGATGCCCGCGCCACTCGGCGGCGCCAGGCGTGTGTGGAGGCCCTGCGTGAAGCCGGCGTTGAGGTAGTTGCCTGCGAGCTCGAAGCAGTGCCGGTGAATATGGGCCACGGCCGTGAAGCCATGGCCCGGATGCTGGCAGCCAAGGTACCTATGGATGCGGTGATCTGCAGCATCGACCTGCTCGCCCAGGGGGTCATGGCCGAGGCCCAGGCCAACGGCCTGCAGGTGCCTCAGGACCTGGCGGTGATGGGCTTCGGCAACCTGGAATTCGCCGCGCATACCCACCCGCGCTTGAGCACGGTGAGTGTTGACGGCGGGCGCATTGGCCTGCGTACGGCAGAGCTTCTGCTGCAGCGGATCGAAGGCAGCCTGGAGCGTGGGGCGCAAGTGGAGGATGTCGGCTTCAGACTGGTGATTCGGGAAAGCACCTGA
- a CDS encoding MFS transporter produces MHNHDTYAAGPAPGAVAASTTATRYRYLILALITMVLALSSGDRAALSVAGSDMSKELGISSVEMGYLFSIFSWAYVIFLIPSGWLADRFGSKKTMALAICVWSAFTVCMGLVHFVGMIVPLLLALRFLLGVAEAPVGPASTRVIASWFPSAERGMAGAIFNSAQYISLAFFTPFMGWLCYAFGWEYVFIVMGIVGFGIAAIWWKNYYLPVSHPKMNGEELDYLRKGEALVDLEAQASLPKEKRRNSLTEVGLLFKSRMLIGMFLSQYCVSAVTWFYVTWFPIYLVKERGFDILQAGLVASIPALCGLIGAVSSGFFSDYLLRRTRSLSIARKTPIITGVLLSSSMMLCNYVDAQWLVIAVMSLAFFGKGFGNLGFSVVADTAPREMIGMTGGVFNALGNTAGIVTPVVIGYLLHSSGSFNSALIYVGAHGLLAAFSYLVIVGRIQRLQLSDLTGKTSNAQ; encoded by the coding sequence ATGCACAACCACGACACCTACGCCGCCGGGCCAGCCCCCGGCGCCGTTGCCGCGTCCACCACAGCTACCCGTTATCGCTACCTGATCCTGGCCCTGATCACCATGGTCCTGGCCTTGAGCAGCGGTGACCGCGCCGCCCTGTCGGTAGCGGGTTCCGACATGAGCAAGGAGCTCGGCATCAGCTCGGTGGAAATGGGTTACCTGTTCTCCATCTTCAGTTGGGCCTATGTAATCTTCCTTATCCCCTCGGGCTGGCTGGCGGACCGCTTCGGCTCGAAGAAAACCATGGCACTGGCCATCTGCGTATGGTCAGCCTTCACCGTGTGCATGGGCCTGGTGCACTTCGTCGGCATGATCGTGCCGCTGCTGCTGGCACTGCGCTTTCTGCTGGGTGTGGCCGAGGCGCCGGTAGGGCCGGCTTCAACCCGGGTGATCGCATCATGGTTTCCGTCTGCGGAGCGGGGTATGGCCGGGGCCATCTTCAACAGCGCCCAGTACATCTCGCTGGCGTTCTTCACCCCGTTCATGGGCTGGCTGTGCTACGCCTTCGGTTGGGAATACGTGTTCATCGTCATGGGCATCGTCGGCTTCGGCATCGCCGCGATCTGGTGGAAAAACTACTACCTGCCGGTCAGCCACCCGAAGATGAACGGCGAGGAACTCGACTACCTGCGCAAGGGCGAAGCGCTGGTCGACCTCGAAGCCCAGGCTTCGCTGCCCAAGGAAAAGCGCCGGAACTCGTTGACGGAAGTCGGCCTGCTGTTCAAGAGCCGCATGTTGATCGGCATGTTCCTCAGCCAGTACTGCGTCAGTGCGGTGACCTGGTTCTACGTCACTTGGTTCCCGATCTACCTGGTCAAGGAGCGTGGCTTCGACATCCTCCAGGCCGGCCTTGTCGCTTCGATCCCGGCCCTGTGCGGGCTGATCGGCGCAGTGTCGTCGGGGTTCTTCTCCGATTACCTGTTGCGTCGTACCAGATCCCTGAGCATTGCCCGCAAGACGCCCATCATCACTGGCGTGCTGCTGAGCTCGAGCATGATGCTGTGCAACTACGTCGATGCCCAGTGGCTAGTGATCGCCGTTATGAGCCTGGCGTTCTTCGGCAAAGGCTTCGGCAACCTCGGCTTCAGCGTGGTGGCAGACACCGCGCCGCGGGAAATGATCGGTATGACCGGCGGCGTGTTCAACGCCTTGGGCAACACTGCCGGCATCGTCACCCCGGTGGTGATCGGTTACCTGCTGCACTCCAGCGGTTCGTTCAACAGCGCACTGATCTACGTCGGTGCCCACGGCCTGCTGGCAGCTTTTTCTTACCTGGTGATCGTCGGTCGCATCCAGCGACTGCAGCTATCCGACCTGACCGGAAAAACTTCCAACGCTCAATGA